GGCTTGGTATCGGATACCACTAGGTTGGTTCTGAATTGATCCATTGAGTGCTGTTCAGAACTTCTGCGATTTAACTCTTCCAGTGACGCTTCACTGATAACAAGCACCGGATAACCATCCGCAAAGCTAACATTGTGACCGAGTTTTTCTCGAACTCGATTCGATTGTTCACCAGTAAACAACAGTTCGACTCGCAAACCTAATACTTTGCTGAACCAATCGTCCGCTTCATCCGTGGTGGTATATGCCGTAAAACTGTCTTTCCAAACCGTTGCAGGTGCTTCCTGCATTTTGAAATCTTGATAGCGAATCTTTAGTGGCTCTTCACCAAGACTGGTAAACACCACGCCATCGGGCAACAACGCTGACTTAATGGTCACCATTTGCGGGAATTTTCGAGCGGTCACCATTGAGCCATCTGACGTCGCAATCATAAATCGACGATCAAAACTCAATCCTTGTTTTTCTACCCAAGCGGAAGATAAGGCAACACCTCCGACGGATTTGACTGGAAAAACATTAATTTGGGACAAAACTGATTGCGACATAGCCTTCTTCCTACAGGTACTTTCTCATTATTGGACTATCATATCTTCATAAGCTCTGTGACCCAAGTGCCTATAAAACTTCAACTTATATGCGGTATATTCACTGGACAGTCACTTTTGCTCCCTAGGATGTACGTCAGTGCATCGCATTTTATGAACAAAGTCCAATAACTTTGCACAGTATTGACGAAACTAGGATTGCCAAGATGTGACATTGAGCACATAATTCGCCAACTTTTTGACACCTATAAATAACCTATCCGGAGCATAGACCATGGATACTAACAAACTGATTCTAATTCTACTTTGTATCTTCCTTCCACCAGTGGCGGTTTACATGGAAAAAGGTCTAGAAAAAGACTTCTTCATCAACCTGATCCTTACTTTCTTCTTCTTCCTACCAGGTACGATTCATGCTCTTTGGTTGACGATGAAGTAACCAATTGAGCTCCTATCGTAAAGAAATGTGAAAAATGGGATGAAATGGAACTGCAATTCCACTATCATCCTGTCGCCTAAGCGCAAGCGTTTGCTCTTGAGGTAAATGCAGCGTTTAGGCTCCAATCACAACTTTTTTAATGGTGGGAGCAATTAATGACAACACTGACTATTACACGTCCTGACGACTGGCACGTTCACTTACGCGATGGTGAAGTTCTAAAAGATACCGTTCGCGATATTAGCCGTTATAACGGTCGTGCACTGATCATGCCAAACACCGTCCCACCTGTTACCAATACTGACATGGCGCTAGCCTACCGTGATCGTATTCTTGCTGAGCAACACGGCGAGCAGTTCGAACCACTTATGGCGCTTTACCTGACAGACAACACAACGCCTGACGAAATCCGCAAAGCAAAGGCCAGCGGTCACATCGTTGCTGCTAAGCTATATCCAGCAGGCGCAACGACGAACTCAGACTCAGGTGTAACAGACGCAAAAAATATCTACCATGTATTCGAAGCGATGGAAGAAGTTGGCATGCTTCTTTTGGTTCACGGAGAAGTAACACACAATCACGTTGATATCTTCGACCGTGAGAAGGAATTCCTTGATACGGTTCTTGCTCCTATCGTCAACGACTTCCCTAACCTAAAAATCGTTCTTGAGCACATCACGACTGCGGATGCGGCTAATTTCGTAAACAACGCTTCTGACAACGTTGCAGCAACTATCACCGCTCACCACCTGCTGTTCAACCGTAACCACATGCTAGTCGGCGGCATTAAGCCACACTTCTACTGCCTGCCAATTCTTAAACGTAATACCCACCAACAAGCGCTTATAGAAGCAGCAACAAGCGGCAGCAAGAAATTCTTCCTAGGTACGGATTCAGCACCACACGCAAAAGGCGCAAAAGAGTCGGCTTGTGGTTGCGCAGGGTCTTACACTGCACACGCAGCACTAGAACTTTACGCAGAAGTCTTTGAGAATGAAGGCAAGCTAGAAAACCTAGAAGCATTCGCAAGCTTGAATGGCCCTGATTTTTACGGCATCGCTCGTAACACAGATACAGTCACGCTAGAAAAAGCAGCGTGGGATGTACCAGAAACGATGCCATTTGGCAGCGACATCGTTGTGCCAATCCGTGCAAATGAAAAAATTGAGTGGGAAGTGAAGTAATCACCCTAAAGACATGAAAAAGGGTCATGCCGTCATATTCGATATGGAAAGGCATGACCCTTTTCTTTTGGCTTCAGTACAGCCTCAAAATACTAAACTCGCGCTTATTTACCGCGAATTTTTTCAACAACCGTCCAAACAGCAACCACAATCAAACCAGCAATGACACCAATCACACCGTTAAGCAGTGTCGGTACGATCGC
This portion of the Vibrio hyugaensis genome encodes:
- the pyrC gene encoding dihydroorotase; the encoded protein is MTTLTITRPDDWHVHLRDGEVLKDTVRDISRYNGRALIMPNTVPPVTNTDMALAYRDRILAEQHGEQFEPLMALYLTDNTTPDEIRKAKASGHIVAAKLYPAGATTNSDSGVTDAKNIYHVFEAMEEVGMLLLVHGEVTHNHVDIFDREKEFLDTVLAPIVNDFPNLKIVLEHITTADAANFVNNASDNVAATITAHHLLFNRNHMLVGGIKPHFYCLPILKRNTHQQALIEAATSGSKKFFLGTDSAPHAKGAKESACGCAGSYTAHAALELYAEVFENEGKLENLEAFASLNGPDFYGIARNTDTVTLEKAAWDVPETMPFGSDIVVPIRANEKIEWEVK
- a CDS encoding YqaE/Pmp3 family membrane protein, whose translation is MDTNKLILILLCIFLPPVAVYMEKGLEKDFFINLILTFFFFLPGTIHALWLTMK